The sequence below is a genomic window from Vespula pensylvanica isolate Volc-1 chromosome 1, ASM1446617v1, whole genome shotgun sequence.
TTTTTCACATTAGCCATGTTCAACCAATGATTGACATAATGTCCGAAATTGTATCCAAAGAAGGGTCTCATTGCGAACGGATCGTGCATAATCATTTTGCCCTGATGAAAAAATCACGAAatcatgttatttttttaatattggtTATTCATAGAATaagttaatcgattatttatattttatatttattttaaacgtacCTTGTATTCAGCAGCAGCAGTTGCTTCGGATCTCATCGACGCTCCAATGAAAACACCGTGTTGCCAGTTTCGTGCTTGGTATATCAATGGGACACCTTCTGGTCTGCGACCACCGAAGAGTATCGCATCGATCGGGACACCATTTGGATCTTCCCAAGCTGGATCGATTATCGGACATTGTTTCGCAGGTGTACAGAATCTTGAATTAGGATGAGCAGCCGGAGTTTTTGAAGTGCTCTTCCATTTGTTGTTACCTCGCCAATCGGTTATCTGTAAGTATCGTTTCGATTCATTGTACaccatatatttttatttatttatcttgtcgtttcttttttttttgtctttttggTAAGTTAACGGATTCTTTCTTACTTCGATGgaatcgtttatttctttctccattcctTCCCAAAAAACACCACCGTCACTTGTAGCAGCAACGTTTGTAAAGAGAGTATTTTTAAAGATCGTCATCATAGCATTGGGATTGGTCGCCATACTTGTTCCTGGAGCTACACCAAAGAATCCATATTCTGGATTAATCGCGCGAAGCCTACCTTCGTCGTCGAATTTCATCCAAGCGATATCGTCTCCCACACATTCAATTTTATAACCCGGAAGAGTTGGTTTCATCATTGCCAAGTTTGTCTTTCCACAGGCACTTGGAAACGCAGCGGCTATATAACGTTTTTTACCATTTGGATTGGTGATTCCTAATatctaaaatagaaaaatagaatatccAATTTAAACAATTAGCAGAGCAATTAACCTAATCGAATTATAATTCCAAAggaattgttattattattattattattattattattattattattattattattattattattattattattattattattattattattattattattattattattattattattattattattattattattaacttgcCAACATGTGTTCGGCTAGCCATCCCTCGTCTCTAGCAATCGTTGATCCAATTCTTAAAGCGAGACATTTTTTACCAAGCAGAGAGTTACCTCCGTAACCACTACCGTACGAAACGATCTCGTTTTTCGCGGGCTTATGAAGGATAATGGTTCTCTCTGGATCACATGGCCAGGATGGATAAACGGTAACATTCGAATCGGCTTTGGGTGTACCAACCGAATGTAAACATTTGACGAAATCGTCGTTACCGAGTATTTCCAAAATTTTTGTACCCATTCTCGTCATGATCTTCATCGAACAGACAACGTAAGGAGAATCCGTTATCTCTATACCTATCTTAGCAAGCGGTGATCCAATTGGTCCCATGTTAAAGGGTATCACATACATCGTACGATCTAAACAATTACAGTTGGtcaatttgtaatttaatgagtctatctatttatattacatataatatatatttgaacaaAATCGACTAACTTTTCATGCAACCTGGGAATCGTTCGAGAATAGCTTTGTCCATGTCAACAGGCGAAATCCAGTTTCCAAGTTCACCAACGACGCCTTTTCTAGGTGTTGGAATTGTATCATTTTGTTTATCCGTACTAATAAACGTACGGCTTTCGACGCGTGCTACGTCCGCTGGATTCGTTCTGGCCAACCAACTGTAAcgacaaataatttctttgttccttCAGTTTGtccatttttgaaaattacgtTCGAATATtcgttcataaaaaaaaaaaaaaaaaacagaataagcAGTATGCAAAACCAACCAGTTTTCGTATTTTGGTAACGGttgaatcgttttatttttttcgagaagTTTCAATAATTCTGCATGTTCAGTATCACTTCCATTACATATGTAAATGTCCTTGGGCAAGCACCGAGTAGCACACTCCTCTATATAACTACGAATTTTTGACGAAAGCGGTATGCTCGGTGCATTCAGTAACGGGATTTTACCAATGCAATCGTATCCATTATTCAATGCTTCTGCAGCACGTGTAACCAAATTCGAaactctataaaaaaatatcgattaatatatcagaataatattgatattacaaTCGATCGGaaggaaattataaaaaaattatcgaattctAACGTCGAAAGGAATCTTCGTATTTTtgtacatctttttttttttctttttatttacttaatttttttttttaactctcgCGACATACAATACAATGTCAAGGATGCacttttactttaaaaaaatatccttcGTCTTTCATGACTCTCTTTACTTCTTGCATGCGAATGAATATCAAAAAGGTATTAAAACCtgtttactttattttcttttttatgagaaCATTTCTAAGATAATAGTTTTCTCGTGGAGCATAATGATATCtgcattatatatagtaacaaGTAACTCGCTCGCTACAcaagattttttattcctgCGTTAAACGTACTTgaaatcttttcaaatttccATTTGCTATAATCTAATTTccatcaaaatataataaggaaataacaatttaaattctattttaacGTTTATCTCGTTGAAAAGCTTTATATGATGGCAATAAAAGTGgatttagataatatttcagaaagataaaattttatttacataaacgATTTaagttacaaataaaatattgatttggCGATAAGCAGAGAGAATCCTTTAATATATTGGCATTAACGGGACTGACggtaagacaaaaaaaaaaaagatgtaacaAAAGATTCAACAAAGAGTTACGATCATATATCTATTATGTTACTCACTGTGGATAGTAAATGTCGGTCGCGTACGGCATGTTTCGATTGAGTATGATACTTTTGTAGTTGGCGGGAATAGTATGCGACGATATCGATAAGTAAGTACGTTTTAT
It includes:
- the LOC122626873 gene encoding phosphoenolpyruvate carboxykinase [GTP]-like — encoded protein: MPVLLGRVSFYYGFSRITRRQTSNIRNFSIVSCNSVKPRKSIGNHLRYTLQFRRSNYHELITDSSGSIKRTYLSISSHTIPANYKSIILNRNMPYATDIYYPQVSNLVTRAAEALNNGYDCIGKIPLLNAPSIPLSSKIRSYIEECATRCLPKDIYICNGSDTEHAELLKLLEKNKTIQPLPKYENCWLARTNPADVARVESRTFISTDKQNDTIPTPRKGVVGELGNWISPVDMDKAILERFPGCMKNRTMYVIPFNMGPIGSPLAKIGIEITDSPYVVCSMKIMTRMGTKILEILGNDDFVKCLHSVGTPKADSNVTVYPSWPCDPERTIILHKPAKNEIVSYGSGYGGNSLLGKKCLALRIGSTIARDEGWLAEHMLILGITNPNGKKRYIAAAFPSACGKTNLAMMKPTLPGYKIECVGDDIAWMKFDDEGRLRAINPEYGFFGVAPGTSMATNPNAMMTIFKNTLFTNVAATSDGGVFWEGMEKEINDSIEITDWRGNNKWKSTSKTPAAHPNSRFCTPAKQCPIIDPAWEDPNGVPIDAILFGGRRPEGVPLIYQARNWQHGVFIGASMRSEATAAAEYKGKMIMHDPFAMRPFFGYNFGHYVNHWLNMANVKNAKLPAIFHVNWFRKDANGKFLWPGFGENSRVLDWILRRIDNENIARNSPIGLIPKIDSLNLKNLKEDIDMDELFRIPKSFWQKEVKDLREYFDAQVGKDLPKAILSELDHLEKHLNKI